In the genome of Plasmodium yoelii strain 17X genome assembly, chromosome: 14, one region contains:
- a CDS encoding ribosome biogenesis protein TSR3, putative, translating to MKNNQLERKKYSVHNLVKLINERQKGNAKTNKETENVKSKLGINLSGEENNRNTNKQKNNYAKNEKRDDIKCNAINEVKNKSTNIERVNSENKIIRDNIFDKQKVDNDNENFNNNTESETSECSNNGGEQDDEQNGKVVEFEETGNKNVDEVKLFMIDYNECQNKKCSCKKLYRFKKIKKVQLNKKFKGIVLTPFCDKYFSIDDKEIVEKHGLSVVDCSWKSIDLLKKVKYTNQRKLPYIIAVNSINYGKPYKLSCLESLAFCLYICNYNKQYNDILSIYKWSLNFTNVNMEVLEKYKLCRNHEDIKKAEQEFIENSIKKREENKQIDHYKVIYEDEYI from the coding sequence ATGAAAAACAATCAGttagaaagaaaaaaatattctgtTCATAATTTGGTAAAATTGATTAATGAAAGGCAAAAAGGAAATGcaaaaacaaataaagaaacagaAAATGTCAAATCAAAATTGGGAATAAACTTAAGTGGTGAAGAAAATAACAGAAATACAAATAAgcaaaaaaacaattatgctaaaaatgaaaaaagagaCGATATAAAATGTAATGCCATAAATGAGGTTAAGAATAAGAGTACCAATATTGAGAGGGTAAATTCGGAAAATAAAATCATAAgagataatatatttgataaacAAAAAGtggataatgataatgaaaattttaataacaatACAGAAAGTGAAACAAGTGAATGTAGTAACAATGGTGGTGAACAAGATGATGAACAAAATGGCAAAGTAGTCGAATTTGAAGAGAcaggaaataaaaatgttgacgaagtaaaattatttatgatTGATTATAATGAATGTCAAAATAAGAAATGCTCATGTAAAAAGCTATACCGTTTTAAAAAGATTAAAAAAGTACaactaaataaaaaatttaaaggaATAGTATTAACACCATTTtgtgataaatatttttctatagATGATAAAGAAATAGTAGAAAAACATGGTCTTTCCGTTGTTGATTGTTCTTGGAAATCTatagatttattaaaaaaagtaaaatatacAAACCAAAGAAAATTACCTTATATTATTGCAGTTAATAGTATAAATTATGGAAAGCCATATAAATTATCATGTTTAGAGTCATTAGCTTTTtgcttatatatatgtaattacaataaacaatataatgATATTTTAAGTATATACAAATGGAGTCTTAATTTTACAAATGTAAATATGGAGGtcttagaaaaatataaattatgccGAAATCATgaagatattaaaaaagcTGAGCAAGAATTTATTGAAaattctataaaaaaaagagaagaGAATAAACAAATTGATCATTATAAGGTTATTTATGAAGAcgagtatatataa
- a CDS encoding debranching enzyme-associated ribonuclease, putative has translation MSDVDDFYEYAKNNFLNLLKKNNLNPKNADEKQKQKNDLDTFKEGKNSSLLYQNELKIKKKKKKRHHSSDDDYSREHKKSKDKYKKDKKDKKKKKSKYSDDEYNKKHKNSKHEKKKKKKKHHRHEESDDYSDELRSKKKKEKEREQTSESDSQISNSSSSTNKNNFENDTKSSSSSIAINKNTFESDEESKMTKSIMNTDDSKSVKIDYKNSMGNIKLTKKLEKKIYEQKEKILLKNALNKKLVDCKYCIDSDLFQKINKLNIISISDKSYVCYYNYKNIFLKNQLFISPIEHTISITNTDFETILDMRNHMKSLIAMLEEYNQTCIFIEFNNCFNTNIELISMRKTKHTYVNCYSIPMNLLEKAKIYFKKNLQDISSLYRENKQLIITDNKYAPYGVIPKNIPYVSVNFSLVETYIQVIENNYDYINMCRCIFTDIFKQDRLYKYFKNFQMYVDTVEEFKNLYAKYDWTNYS, from the coding sequence atgagcGATGTAGACgatttttatgaatatgccaaaaataattttttaaacctcttaaaaaaaaataatttaaatccAAAAAATGCAGATGAAAagcaaaaacaaaaaaatgatcTAGACACATTTAAGGAAGGAAAAAACTCCAGTTTATTATATCAAAATGaattaaagataaaaaaaaaaaaaaaaaagagacaTCACAGTAGTGATGACGACTACTCTCGTGAACATAAGAAATCaaaagataaatataaaaaagataaaaaagataaaaaaaaaaaaaagagcaAATACAGTGatgatgaatataataaaaagcataaaaatagtaaacatgaaaaaaaaaagaaaaaaaaaaaacatcatAGGCATGAGGAAAGTGACGATTATTCAGATGAGTTACGatctaagaaaaaaaaagaaaaggaaaGGGAACAAACTAGTGAAAGTGATTCCCAAATTAGCAACTCAAGCTCCTCTACAAATAAGAACAATTTTGAAAACGATACCAAAAGTAGTAGTTCAAGCATTGCTATAAATAAGAACACGTTTGAAAGTGATGAAGAGAGTAAAATGACTAAAAGTATAATGAATACTGATGATAGTAAAAGTGTGAAAattgattataaaaattccatgggaaatattaaattaacaaaaaaattggaaaaaaaaatatatgaacagaaagagaaaattttattaaaaaatgcattaaaCAAGAAATTAGTAGATTGTAAATATTGCATTGATTCTGATTtgtttcaaaaaataaataaattaaatataataagtaTTAGTGATAAATCGTATGtatgttattataattataaaaatatttttttaaaaaaccaACTTTTTATATCTCCTATAGAACATACAATAAGTATTACAAATACAGATTTTGAGACAATTCTAGACATGAGAAATCATATGAAATCACTAATTGCCATGTTAGAAGAATATAATCAAACATGCATATTTATCGAATTtaataattgttttaatacaaatatagaattaataTCTATGAGAAAAACAAAACATACATATGTTAATTGTTATTCTATACCTATGAATTTATTAGAAAaagcaaaaatatattttaaaaaaaatttgcaGGATATAAGCTCATTATATagagaaaataaacaattaattattacagataataaatatgcacCTTATGGTGTTATACCGAAAAATATTCCATATGTTTCAGTTAATTTTTCATTGGTTGAAACCTATATACaagttattgaaaataattatgattatataaatatgtgtcGATGTATATTTACtgatatttttaaacaagatagattatataaatattttaaaaactttCAAATGTATGTTGATACTGTAGAAGAATTTAAAAACCTTTATGCAAAATATGATTGGACAAATTACAGTTAA